TAAGGCAACCGTCCCCGCACGGGGACGTTGGCATCCAGGCGTGGCTCATGACTTCACTCCGAGGAAGAACTTCAAATAGCGCTCGTCGACCTGCTGCAGGTCAAGAAGGACGAAGAAGTCCGCGACACCGAAGTCCGCGTCGAGGGCAGGCGGGCCGCACACCTTGGCGCCAAGCCGCACATAGCCCTTGATCAGCGGCGGGAGAACTGCCCGGTCCGGGCGTGCGACGCTGCCCGATTCCCAGGGGTGCAGCGGGGAAACGCGCAGCGAGTCCTCGGCGTGGTGCTTGGTGCGCAAGACGTCCCAGACGCCCGCGGCGTAGCTGCCGCCGCCGGTCAGGGGGACCGACGCGCAGCCGGCCAGGTAACGGTGACCGGAAAGGAGCATGTAGCGCGCGATTCCTGCCCAGACCAAGCTGACGACGGCACCGCTGCGGTGGTCGGGGTGAACACAGGACCGTCCGGTCTCGACCAGAGAGGGCCGCAGGTCGGCGAGGGCGGAGAGATCGAATTCGCTGTCCGAATAGAGTTTCCCGGCCTGCGCGGCGCGTTCCGGTGGGAGCATCCGGTAACAGCCGACGATCTCGCCGGTGTTGTCGTCGCGGACGACGAGGTGGTCGCAGAATTCGTCGAAGTAGTCGACATCCCGGCCGGGTACCGGGGAATGCAGTTCCGCTCCCATCTCCTCGGCGAAAACCCGGTATCGCAGCTTCTGCGCGGCGAGCACTTCGTCGTTCCCGTTGGCGACCAGGAGCGAATACCTCGGCGCACCCGCGGGAAGGTCGACACCCGCCTGATCAGTACTGACGAGGAGCTGTGACGACGTCATGGTCAAGGTGTACCTGCCGGTAAGCGGCCGCGGAGAGTGCGAATCGATGACCGGTCAGTGCACGTTGAGTTAATAGCCGGTTCTCAGGTTCTTCTCAGGCACAAGAGCCGTCCCGGGAAACGCGGAAAGCCGCCGCGTGACGGGCACGCGGCGGCCTTCCGGGTGAAAGAAAACGTCAGCCCTTGCGCTTCTCGACGGCCTCGGTCAGCTGCGGCGCGACGTTGAACAGGTCGCCCACCACGCCGAAGTCGGCGATCTCGAAGATCGGAGCTTCGGCGTCCTTGTTGACGGCGATGATCGTCTTCGACGTCTGCATGCCGGCGCGGTGCTGGATCGCACCGGAGATGCCCAGCGCGATGTACAGCTGCGGAGACACCGTCTTGCCGGTCTGGCCGACCTGGAACTGCGCCGGGTAGTAGCCGGAGTCGACGGC
This sequence is a window from Amycolatopsis benzoatilytica AK 16/65. Protein-coding genes within it:
- a CDS encoding GNAT family N-acetyltransferase translates to MTSSQLLVSTDQAGVDLPAGAPRYSLLVANGNDEVLAAQKLRYRVFAEEMGAELHSPVPGRDVDYFDEFCDHLVVRDDNTGEIVGCYRMLPPERAAQAGKLYSDSEFDLSALADLRPSLVETGRSCVHPDHRSGAVVSLVWAGIARYMLLSGHRYLAGCASVPLTGGGSYAAGVWDVLRTKHHAEDSLRVSPLHPWESGSVARPDRAVLPPLIKGYVRLGAKVCGPPALDADFGVADFFVLLDLQQVDERYLKFFLGVKS